ACACAAATATTGGggagaaaaaattcttctaacATCTATTTTTCTTAGCAGACAGAGCTATGGTACAGtccaaatatttgttttatgatAATGCACAGACAATGTAAACACCTGAAAGCTTATAAAAACACATCCTACATTTGCTGTTGCTGAGGTAAAATATCTGTTCCTCAGAGACCCTATATTTGGTGTTTAACGAGATTAAACAGTAATGCAAAGGTGTCTCAATACTTAGGCAAATAAAACCGAACCATACTTAATTTTTGTATGTTAAGAAGCTGAGATAACCcacgtttaaaaaaaaaaaaaagttattttatccCCATTCTACACCGCCTGTTTCAGACATTAATCTTTCTGAGGCAGAAAGCTATTAGCACCGAAATGATAAGATCTTTCACCATTTCTCCGAGTTtagtaaaaaatacattaaaaatagatgTTCTTGTGTCTCGTTAGTTTTATAGTGGggcttttctgtctgtttcAAATGAGGACTGAGCCGTGACAAAACCCAGAGATAAGAAATGAGGATCTAAACCCAGCGCTGAAGCAaacacacctcccccccccccccacacacacaccccgcgGTATtcaactcttctttttctttcataggtAATGAAACTCGGGAACCCCAAAATTGCCAGGAGGTTACTAATTAACGGTGCAAACCCCAATCTGAAAGACAGTACTGGCTTCGCTGTAATTCATGATGTAGCCAGAGAGGGGTTTCTGGACACTTTGCAGACTCTGCTGGAGTTTAAAGCTGATGTTAACATTGAGGATGACGAGGGCAACCTGCCCTTGCACTTGGCCGCCCGGGAGGGGCACGTGCGGGTGGTGGAGTTCCTGCTGGAGTGCACGGAGTGCAAGGTGGGCCACCAGAACAAGCGGGGGGCCACCGCCTACGACCTGGCCAAGCTCTACAATAGATCCGCCGTGGTGAAGCTCTTGGAGGACAGCAGCTTCTTCCCTGCAGCCATGAATTAAATCCACCTCGGACGTGCGCTCCTTTGGACATTAAGGCTTTCAGcctagttttgttttttttttttttttcctttttaataacatttgtTACAACcttacttctattttttttctttttttgaacaACTGATAGCGTAAGTCTCAAGAAATTCTAGAGGTGGGTTTTTAGataatggaaatgttttaaatccACTCTCTCAGCAATTTCTTACACCTATCATTCACAAAGTACTCACAGACTCAGCCGTGTATATGTTGGTCGCTCATACCTAGTTTTCCAGTATCAAgttttacagtttattttagGTCTTTCGTGTTAAGTAATTAATTCAAGAGCTGCATATTCACATGCTTTACGTTGCTGGACttttgagaaaaggaaataccTTCCTGTGATTTCTCCCACCTCTCAAAGCACTCGCACTCGCACTCGCACTCGCACTCGCActccccctccctctcttccccccccccccccccccccgcttcgGTCAGGCTTAAAGGTTTGAAGTCCTGGTTTGGATTAAACCAGCCTTTTAAGGGGAAACCTGCAACTCCCTGCTCAGACAGACCTCGGAGTCAAAGGCTGCTTGGCCTGAGGACAGAGGATGGCCCTTAAAGGCTTCGGGAAATAGCTGCATTTTGACACTAACAAGAGCTTGTAGAAGTAGGGCACTTTCTAAATGTAGATGACACTTTTCCCCTTTGTGTATTTAAACTTTCACCAAGCTGGTTTTGAATTTAGTTACCAGAAACAGTTTAAGTGGTGTTTTTTTGATTGCCAGAGGTTTTAAACAGCTCAGTTGAGTAGTTCGTGTTTACTGTGCACTGAACAAGACgtttttttctagtttcaaaacaagcagcagagaaCCATTGTCACAGGCAAGAGGACTCGAAGGCTGTAACACAAGTTTTCTGGTCGCTTAATAAGCTGAGTGCAGTTTAGATGCTctttaagaaatatttgctttccacCAACTATTCTGTTTTGCCTggaaataaactattttaatgATAGACGCATCTCACAAAACAGGAATATTTGAATACAGTGACATTTAGGAAACAGCACGGTTGATATTTGGGAAGTTATGTTATTGCTTGCACCTAAACCACAATTTAAccattgaaatttttttcattacaacACAGCTGAGACTATTAATCAGATGCAAACTCATTTACCTCTCCGGCTACAACAGAAACTAACGACGCTCAGCAGTATTAGAAAGAGTTTAGTATGAAACTTGTAATGTTTGTACGGGATCTAGTTGTTGGACAGTTTAAAGTGCTTTCTTTTGAATAGCCTAAATCTCAATTGCGCAAAATAGAAGGTTTTAAATCAACGCAAAATGAGCAGTACTTAAAATAGTACTTAAAAGAGAAGGGGGTGTGCATTAGTTTAGATttt
This Grus americana isolate bGruAme1 chromosome 8, bGruAme1.mat, whole genome shotgun sequence DNA region includes the following protein-coding sequences:
- the CDKN2C gene encoding cyclin-dependent kinase 4 inhibitor C isoform X1, which encodes MAEPSGNELASAAAKGDLEQLTNLLQKNVNVNAQNGFGRTALQVMKLGNPKIARRLLINGANPNLKDSTGFAVIHDVAREGFLDTLQTLLEFKADVNIEDDEGNLPLHLAAREGHVRVVEFLLECTECKVGHQNKRGATAYDLAKLYNRSAVVKLLEDSSFFPAAMN
- the CDKN2C gene encoding cyclin-dependent kinase 4 inhibitor C isoform X3, whose amino-acid sequence is MHTATEDFSSELLLLKSQIPTVNRVMKLGNPKIARRLLINGANPNLKDSTGFAVIHDVAREGFLDTLQTLLEFKADVNIEDDEGNLPLHLAAREGHVRVVEFLLECTECKVGHQNKRGATAYDLAKLYNRSAVVKLLEDSSFFPAAMN
- the CDKN2C gene encoding cyclin-dependent kinase 4 inhibitor C isoform X2 — its product is MHTATEDFSSELLLLKSQIPTVNRVGCLLLQRSQVMKLGNPKIARRLLINGANPNLKDSTGFAVIHDVAREGFLDTLQTLLEFKADVNIEDDEGNLPLHLAAREGHVRVVEFLLECTECKVGHQNKRGATAYDLAKLYNRSAVVKLLEDSSFFPAAMN